GTGAATATCAGCTTGTGCATGAAAACCATAAGACAGTACAGTTAGCTGCGAACAATCACGATGCAGTTGCTGCCATAACTGAAAGCCGAATTCATCATCAATATTAATAATGGCGTGTTTTAGACCCTGCCAGTAGAAAAGTGAAGTTTTACAAGCACCGTAATTCTGCATGCTATGATGATAATCAAGATGATCACGGGTTAGATTAGTAAAGACTGCGCTGGTAAAAGGCACACCCACTACACGATCTTGATCCAAGCCATGACTGGATACTTCCATGGCCACTGCAGCGGCATTTTCTTGAACAAAGCGGCGTAACCAAGTCTGATTGGTTACCGCGTCCATGGTGGTATTGACAGTATCATGTAGCTGCTGCCAATACCCATTGCCTACCGTACCCATAATGGCACATTTCTTACCCAGAATATCTGATGCCTGCGCCAGCCATTGTGATACCGAGGTTTTACCATTGGTACCGGTCACCCCCCAGATAGTTAGTTTGCTGCCCGGATTATCATAGCAGGCAGCTGCTACCAGACCGGCACGCTGGTGTAAATTTGCTACCGGCTCATTTTTTACTTTCCAGCTTTCCTGCCACTGAAAATGGCCATCATCGTCCCAGAAAACAAATTCTGCCCCATTATCGATAGCAGACTGAATAAAATCGCGACCATCGGAATACTCTCCCTGACAGGCCACAAACACATCGCCTGGCTGAACCTGTCGACTGTCCGCACGCAAGTTTCTACCTGCAACTATAGCGTGTGTTTCAGCCGCTAAATGATACTCAGGCAAAGGCTTTTTCAGGGAAAACATAATACTGCCGTTTCAAATATTTTTATCAGTTATAAACAGAAGACAATCTGTGATGACACAGATTGTCTGAAGATTAATGTTTTTCAGTATGCACACTTGTCTTAACTGGTCTTGTAGGTGAAACACCAAGCACATTCAATGTGCCGACCATCACATCATGGAATACCGGACCGGAAACCGGACCACCATAATAGCCATTGGCAGTAGGATTCTGGATATTCACTGCTACAATTACTCGCGGATTGTCTGCCGGTGCAAAACCAATGAATGTAGCCATGTGCTTGGAATCTGAGTAATGACCATCAACAAGCATACGTGCAGTACCAGTTTTTGCTGCAACATCATAGCCATCAATCGCACCTTGCAGGCCGGTACCACCTGGTTGGGTAACGGCAATCATCATATGCCGTACTTCCTGCGCCGTTTTCGGCTGGATGATACGCTCACCCTGCGGTGCTTTGTCCAGTTTCAGAAAACTTACCGGCAATAGTACACCATCATTAGTAAATATGGTGTATGCACGTGCCAACTGGAGCAAACTCATCTGAATGCCGTATCCAAAAGACATGGTTGCCTGCTCAATAGGGCGCCAGCTATGCCAGTCACGCACGACCCCTGGTGTTTCACCGGGAAAACCAGAATGCATGCGATGGCCAAAACCGATAGAAGTATACATGTTGTACATTTCTTCCGGCGTAAACATAGCAGAAATTTTACTTGTACCTACATTAGACGACTTCTGAATAATGCCGCGGACATCTAGGTAAGGGTAATTATGTGTATCCCGCACTGTGGCCGGACCAATTTTATACGGTAGAGTATTGAAACCGCTGCTAGGTCTGATTTTACCGCTGTCCAGCCCTTTAGCAATGGTAAACGGTTTCATCGCACTACCCGGCTCAATCATATCGGTTACCGCACGGTTACGGCGGGCATCACTCTCTGTGGCTCCAGGGTTATTAGGGTCATATCCCGGTGAATTTACCAGTGCAAGAATTTCCCCTGTTTTACCATCCAGTACCACTACCGAACCCGCTGAAGCTTGATGGAATTGCATTGCTTTATTTAAAGACTCATAAGCAATAGACTGAATACGCTGATCAACGGACAGTACCATATTGGTACCATTTCTGGGCGGCTGGTTACGTGGTGAATCTAGACTGTCAACTATGTTGCCTTTGTTATCGCGTAATACCACTTTAGCACCGTCTACACCGTGCAGAACACTTTCGCGGGACAGCTCCAAGCCTTCCTGTCCTTTGCCGTCAATATTAGTGAAACCAATAATATGGGAAAAAATCGGCCCCATAGGATAATGACGCTTACTTTCATGTTGAAATGCCAGGCCTTTTATATTAAGCGCAGCAACTTTTTCGGCAACTTCTGGTGGCAGCTGACGTTTCAGATAGATAAAGTCTTTATTACGGCTGAGACGGCTTTTAATCGTTGCCAATGGCACATCTATCAAAGCTGACAATTGCTGTAGTTGCGCATCGGTCGGCATCTGCTCCATGGCTGAAGGCACTGCATACAAAGAATCAGCCGGCGCACTGATAGCCAGTGCCGCGCCATTACGGTCAGTAATTGTGCCGCGTGTGGCCACCAATGGCAGAGTACGCACAAATCTCTGGTCACCTTGTTCTTTTAAAAATTCGTGTTTTTCAGTCTGTAAATACACACCGCGTCCGATTAGCATGGCGAAGGCCACAGCCAGAGCACCCAGCACCAATACTATTCTTCCGTTCGTGGTCACAGGTTTTACCTGCTGCACTTCGCGGGTCAGCATGCGTGGCTTATAATCGTTTTTAATTAACATAGTAGTTTGTTCCACTGCTGGATAGTGCTGCCGGTTAGCAGCGTTTCCATTAATCTGTAACCTTTTATTTCATCATTTAACAGGCCGCGGAGCAGCCAGCATCCGTGTCTCGGCCAATGATGGTGAATGCAGATTCTGGCGTGCTGAAGCGTCCTGAATCAGCTGATGATTGGATAGCCGCGCCTGTGCCAATTTCAGCCGGCTGAAATCTTCATTTAAAAGACTCTCCCCTTTTTGAGCCTTATCCAACGCTATAAAAAACTGGCGCGAACGATCTTGTACTGTTACAACAGCAAAAGCTGAAGCCAGTACTAATACCAGCAAAATAATGTTGATTTTATTCATAGCCAATCAACCATAAATCTTTTCCATCAACTACGTTCTGCTACACGCAATACTGCCGAACGGGCGCGTGGATTAGCTGCAATTTCAGCAGCAGCAGGCTTCTGCGCTTTACCAATCAGACGTAGCGGAGGCTGTTCACGCTCCGCTTCCTTAAGCACAGCCCAGCGTGGCAGAGGCGCTGGCCGACTATTTTGTTGCATAAAATGTTTTACAATTCTATCTTCAAGTGAATGGAATGAAATCACTGCCAGCCGGCCACCAGTATTCAGGCGTTCCATTGCCTGTGGCAGCACCCCGCTTATTTCTTCCAGTTCACGGTTAATAAAGATGCGAATGGCCTGGAAGGTACGTGTGGCCGGATCCTGTGCGCGCTCACGAGTACGGACGACTTGTGCGACGAGACGCGCCAGCTGGCCGGTTGTGGTAATTGGCTTCTCTTCTCTCTGTGCCACAATTGCCCGTGCAATCTGGCGACTAAACCGTTCTTCACCATAATTTTTAATTACCTCGTGTATCGCCTGCTCCTCAGCCACCTCCAGCCATTCTGCAGCCGATTGCCCGCGTGTGGTATCCATGCGCATATCCAACGG
This portion of the Snodgrassella alvi genome encodes:
- the rsmH gene encoding 16S rRNA (cytosine(1402)-N(4))-methyltransferase RsmH; translation: MNKSMSNGGHITVLLNEAVAALHVKPNGVYVDGTFGRGGHSRQILSQLGNNGRLVVFDKDPQAIAVARQLAQQDNRVQVVHEGFSALNSSLKQLGIDKINGALFDLGISSPQIDEAERGFSFRFDAPLDMRMDTTRGQSAAEWLEVAEEQAIHEVIKNYGEERFSRQIARAIVAQREEKPITTTGQLARLVAQVVRTRERAQDPATRTFQAIRIFINRELEEISGVLPQAMERLNTGGRLAVISFHSLEDRIVKHFMQQNSRPAPLPRWAVLKEAEREQPPLRLIGKAQKPAAAEIAANPRARSAVLRVAERS
- the ftsL gene encoding cell division protein FtsL, with the protein product MNKINIILLVLVLASAFAVVTVQDRSRQFFIALDKAQKGESLLNEDFSRLKLAQARLSNHQLIQDASARQNLHSPSLAETRMLAAPRPVK
- a CDS encoding penicillin-binding protein 2 encodes the protein MLIKNDYKPRMLTREVQQVKPVTTNGRIVLVLGALAVAFAMLIGRGVYLQTEKHEFLKEQGDQRFVRTLPLVATRGTITDRNGAALAISAPADSLYAVPSAMEQMPTDAQLQQLSALIDVPLATIKSRLSRNKDFIYLKRQLPPEVAEKVAALNIKGLAFQHESKRHYPMGPIFSHIIGFTNIDGKGQEGLELSRESVLHGVDGAKVVLRDNKGNIVDSLDSPRNQPPRNGTNMVLSVDQRIQSIAYESLNKAMQFHQASAGSVVVLDGKTGEILALVNSPGYDPNNPGATESDARRNRAVTDMIEPGSAMKPFTIAKGLDSGKIRPSSGFNTLPYKIGPATVRDTHNYPYLDVRGIIQKSSNVGTSKISAMFTPEEMYNMYTSIGFGHRMHSGFPGETPGVVRDWHSWRPIEQATMSFGYGIQMSLLQLARAYTIFTNDGVLLPVSFLKLDKAPQGERIIQPKTAQEVRHMMIAVTQPGGTGLQGAIDGYDVAAKTGTARMLVDGHYSDSKHMATFIGFAPADNPRVIVAVNIQNPTANGYYGGPVSGPVFHDVMVGTLNVLGVSPTRPVKTSVHTEKH
- a CDS encoding UDP-N-acetylmuramoyl-L-alanyl-D-glutamate--2,6-diaminopimelate ligase — its product is MFSLKKPLPEYHLAAETHAIVAGRNLRADSRQVQPGDVFVACQGEYSDGRDFIQSAIDNGAEFVFWDDDGHFQWQESWKVKNEPVANLHQRAGLVAAACYDNPGSKLTIWGVTGTNGKTSVSQWLAQASDILGKKCAIMGTVGNGYWQQLHDTVNTTMDAVTNQTWLRRFVQENAAAVAMEVSSHGLDQDRVVGVPFTSAVFTNLTRDHLDYHHSMQNYGACKTSLFYWQGLKHAIINIDDEFGFQLWQQLHRDCSQLTVLSYGFHAQADIHISHFQASANGMQVQLCTPWGEGIVHTHLLGRFNAQNLAACVGVLCANGFTFADVLAVWPHIRPATGRMDCLMGDKQPLVVVDYAHTPDALEKALATLQEIKPAGSHLWCVFGCGGDRDAGKRPLMGAAAAAGADYVVVTSDNPRTENPEAIINDILPAVAEPALVEIDRCKAIDYAVKHAAIGDIVLIAGKGHETYQDIGGHKHHFSDFEVAQAALQQRGC